One Gossypium raimondii isolate GPD5lz chromosome 3, ASM2569854v1, whole genome shotgun sequence genomic window carries:
- the LOC105793866 gene encoding histone-lysine N-methyltransferase ATXR7 isoform X3, giving the protein MGLPMVSSTSPIDEYDHPNFSRKRLKVSDLSADFASSNRGEEQFATEMSCQSNGNSSGISQSCNGGGSSCDKSYSSYAPSSSSYVSGWMYVNDHGQMCGPYIQQQLYEGLSTGFLPDELPVYPVVNGALINPVPLKYFRQFPDHVATGFLYLTSPTASNYLKSSFTNVQHTPSPSPSQFNCNSGEDECWLFEDDESRKHGPHSLLQLYSWHRCGYLADSIMIYHTDDRFRPTQLLSVLNAWKGGQYVAENEQELSVNFISAISEEVSSDLHSRIMKAARRVMLDEIISTMISEFVAAIKSQRPLMVESYNQDAKSSDGKLIKNTMERSIHCTSKFGTATSDGVSNFSIQESTHFDASLKSVGSLENFWGSYTVVCKMLFEYCMQVTWNAVFYDSMVEYLSSWRKGKLWYGQPNVLASASGSIGHGKETENIKATTLFSRMELTAYDIESPPGYELETVSVGNQAEETYISQSAVQEILSKQNSSLHNSGLYGGIQCILEGVGNELHSSVMVFMADYLDGLVKSEAKIVIDLENDKKLNETPDEEAAEKSVCLSVDDELKELQDTVGSSDQCHLASEVDNSDDSEEKKNVSNRMSDLSCNLQNSVQSKKPVCQSISENNYASRQETFMAEAFKRLFGKVGDVSNEQEVNEPPPPGLEVKSGTLVPSHNCKFRPLTSVGCSPKIGEYVAMAMCRQKLHDDVLREWKSSFAGDASLYQFLILRSSSKKHCKADGKEAKTFSEDRKNLAGFSASRDKPRDGSRKSLSSGSSDISLVTGTCTYYRKKKLVHKKVGSSLSTIINGSRDQPVERPRTKRPSKNLLDHADQKLSAATSKKGGTNKSMSQSSNISRSSKIIAKNSLPNDHSLPKSAIGRKTSKGAAAAVRKNLIGEGAIKVGRERASTFQNCDVEKIARKSNHTVGSEGEVTNDSSKKTLKAKKVSGVKRKQLNYDECPSPSIKVQKVASCGSKSSSSRGVADQKSRTVRSRTANPCPRSDGCARTSINGWEWHKWSLNASPAERARVRGVQCIQMKYSGPEVNSMTHLSNSKGLSARTNRVKLRNLLAAVEGADLLKATQLKARKKRLRFQRSKIHDWGLVALEPIEAEDFVIEYVGELIRPRISDIREHYYEKMGIGSSYLFRLDDGYVVDATKRGGIARFINHSCEPNCYTKVISVEGQKKIFIYAKRHIAAGEEVTYNYKFPLEEKKIPCNCGSKKCRGSLN; this is encoded by the exons aTGG GTCTGCCCATGGTTTCCTCAACATCCCCTATTGACGAATATGATCACCCTAATTTTTCCAGAAAGCGCCTTAAAGTTTCGGATCTCTCTGCTGATTTTGCATCTTCAAATCGCGg TGAAGAACAATTTGCAACGGAGATGAGTTGCCAGTCTAATGGAAATAGCAGTGGTATTTCTCAATCTTGTAACGGCGGTGGATCTTCATGCGACAAGAGTTACTCTAGCTATGCGCCATCATCTTCTTCGTATGTGAGTGGATGGATGTATGTCAATGACCACGGCCAGATGTGTGGTCCTTATATCCAGCAGCAGTTATACGAAGGCTTGTCTACTGGTTTCCTGCCGGATGAGCTCCCTGTTTATCCTGTAGTCAATGGGGCTTTGATCAATCCTGTTCCCCTAAAGTACTTTAGGCAGTTCCCTGATCATGTTGCTACTGGGTTTCTATATCTCACTTCACCCACAGCttccaattatttaaaatcttcatttaCAAATGTCCAACACACTCCTTCCCCTTCGCCTTCTCAATTCAACTGCAAT TCAGGTGAAGATGAATGTTGGTTGTTTGAAGATGATGAGAGTAGGAAACATGGGCCCCATTCTCTTTTACAATTGTATTCCTGGCATCGCTGTGGGTATCTTGCAGATTCCATTATG ATTTATCATACTGATGACAGGTTTCGCCCCACCCAATTGCTGTCTGTTTTAAATGCTTGGAAAGGTGGTCAGTATGTTGCTGAAAATGAACAGGAGTTATCAGTGAACTTCATATCGGCAATTTCTGAAGAAGTTTCTTCTGATCTGCATTCTCGAATTATGAAAGCAGCTCGTAGGGTTATGCTAGATGAAATAATCAGCACTATGATCTCAGAGTTTGTTGCTGCAATAAAATCTCAGAGACCTCTAATGGTTGAATCATACAACCAGGATGCTAAAAGTTCTGATGGGAAACTG ATTAAAAATACCATGGAAAGAAGTATACATTGTACTTCCAAGTTTGGCACAGCGACCTCCGATGGTGTATCTAATTTTTCCATCCAAGAATCTACACATTTTGATGCAAGTCTAAAATCTGTTGGAAGCCTTGAAAACTTTTGGGGTTCTTATACAGTTGTTTGTAAGATGCTTTTTGAGTATTGCATGCAAGTTACGTGGAATGCTGTCTTTTATGATAGTATGGTTGAATATTTGTCTTCGTGGAGAAAAGGAAAACTTTGGTATGGTCAGCCTAATGTTCTGGCATCTGCTAGTGGCTCCATTGGTCATGGCAAGGAGACTGAAAATATAAAAGCTACAACT CTCTTCTCTAGGATGGAATTGACGGCTTATGATATTGAGAGCCCACCTGGTTATGAACTAGAAACAGTTTCTGTAGGTAACCAGGCAGAAGAGACATATATATCTCAATCTGCGGTGCAGGAAATTTTATCCAAACAGAACAGTTCATTGCACAATAGTGGCCTTTATGGTGGAATACAATGTATTCTGGAAGGTGTTGGAAATGAGCTCCATTCTTCTGTGATGGTGTTTATGGCCGATTATCTTGACGGTCTTGTTAAAAGTGAAGCCAAAATAGTGATTGATctggaaaatgataaaaaattgaatgaaactcCTGATGAAGAGGCAGCAGAGAAATCAGTCTGTTTGTCAGTAGATGATGAATTGAAAGAG cTGCAAGACACAGTTGGATCTTCCGATCAGTGCCATCTTGCTTCGGAGGTTGATAATTCAGATGATtctgaagagaaaaaaaatgtttcgAACAGAATGTCAGATTTATCTTGCAATCTACAAAACTCAGTACAATCAAAGAAACCTGTTTGTCAATCCATATCTGAAAATAATTATGCTTCAAGGCAGGAAACTTTTATGGCCGAGGCATTTAAGAGATTGTTTGGAAAGGTTGGGGATGTAAGTAATGAACAAGAAGTTAACGAGCCACCACCTCCGGGTCTTGAGGTTAAATCTGGGACTCTTGTTCCATCACACAATTGTAAATTTCGTCCCTTAACGTCAGTTGGGTGCAGCCCTAAGATTGGAGAATATGTTGCCATGGCAATGTGTCGGCAGAAGCTCCATGATGATGTCCTAAGAGAGTGGAAATCATCATTTGCTGGTGATGCTAGTCTTTATCAGTTTCTTATATTAAGGTCTAGTTCGAAGAAACACTGCAAGGCTGATGGCAAAGAG GCAAAGACATTTAGTGAAGATAGAAAAAATCTTGCTGGTTTTTCTGCCTCACGTGATAAGCCCAGGGACGGGTCAAGGAAGTCTCTCAGTTCAGGCTCCTCAGATATATCTTTAGTGACTGGTACATGTACGTATTACCGAAAGAAAAAGTTGGTTCATAAGAAGGTAGGATCTTCCCTGTCCACGATTATCAATGGGTCACGGGATCAACCTGTTGAAAGGCCTCGGACGAAAAGGCCTTCCAAGAATTTGTTGGATCATGCAGATCAAAAACTAAGTGCAGCCACTTCTAAAAAGGGTGGGACAAATAAAAGTATGTCTCAATCATCTAATATTTCTAGGTCATCGAAAATCATAGCTAAGAATAGTTTGCCCAATGATCACTCATTACCCAAGAGTGCAATTGGTCGAAAAACATCAAAGGGTGCTGCTGCTGCTGTTCGAA AAAATTTGATTGGAGAAGGTGCTATTAAAGTCGGCAGGGAAAGAGCGTCAACCTTTCAGAATTGCGACGTTGAGAAGATTGCTCGCAAGAGTAACCATACTGTTGGAAGTGAAGGAGAAGTTACTAATGATTCCTCCAAGAAGACACTGAAAG CAAAGAAGGTATCAGGGGTAAAAAGAAAGCAATTAAATTATGATGAGTGTCCATCACCTTCAATCAAGGTACAGAAAGTTGCTAGTTGTGGTAGCAAGAGTTCTTCTTCTAGAGGGGTTGCAGATCAAAAGAGCCGCACAGTTAGATCCAGGACAGCAAATCCCTGTCCGAGATCTGATGGATGTGCGCGAACTTCAATTAATGGCTGGGAGTGGCATAAATGGTCACTCAACGCAAGTCCTGCTGAAAGAGCTCGTGTTAGAGGAGTTCAGTGTATTCAAATGAAGTATTCAGGTCCAGAGGTTAATAGTATGACACACTTGTCAAACAGTAAAGGTCTTTCTGCTAGAACTAACAGAGTAAAGCTGCGCAATCTTCTAGCTGCTGTAGAGGGTGCTGATCTCTTGAAAGCTACACAGTTGAAG GCAAGGAAAAAGCGTCTACGTTTTCAGCGAAGCAAGATACATGATTGGGGTCTTGTTGCACTTGAGCCAATTGAGGCTGAGGACTTTGTCATTGAATATGTTGGAGAGTTAATCCGTCCGAGG ATTTCAGATATACGTGAACACTATTATGAGAAGATGGGAATTGGTAGCAGTTATCTTTTTAGACTTGATGACGGATATGTA GTTGATGCTACAAAGCGTGGTGGGATTGCTAGATTTATAAATCATTCTTGTGAG CCTAATTGTTACACGAAAGTTATTAGTGTAGAAGGCCAAAAGAAGATATTCATTTATGCAAAACGACACATAGCTGCTGGTGAAGAAGTTACTTATAACTACAAATTTCCTCTAGAGGAGAAAAAAATTCCCTGCAACTGTGGTTCAAAGAA GTGTCGTGGATCTTTAAACTAG
- the LOC105793866 gene encoding histone-lysine N-methyltransferase ATXR7 isoform X1, with protein sequence MGLPMVSSTSPIDEYDHPNFSRKRLKVSDLSADFASSNRGEEQFATEMSCQSNGNSSGISQSCNGGGSSCDKSYSSYAPSSSSYVSGWMYVNDHGQMCGPYIQQQLYEGLSTGFLPDELPVYPVVNGALINPVPLKYFRQFPDHVATGFLYLTSPTASNYLKSSFTNVQHTPSPSPSQFNCNVSSEAFSFVLQSGEDECWLFEDDESRKHGPHSLLQLYSWHRCGYLADSIMIYHTDDRFRPTQLLSVLNAWKGGQYVAENEQELSVNFISAISEEVSSDLHSRIMKAARRVMLDEIISTMISEFVAAIKSQRPLMVESYNQDAKSSDGKLIKNTMERSIHCTSKFGTATSDGVSNFSIQESTHFDASLKSVGSLENFWGSYTVVCKMLFEYCMQVTWNAVFYDSMVEYLSSWRKGKLWYGQPNVLASASGSIGHGKETENIKATTLFSRMELTAYDIESPPGYELETVSVGNQAEETYISQSAVQEILSKQNSSLHNSGLYGGIQCILEGVGNELHSSVMVFMADYLDGLVKSEAKIVIDLENDKKLNETPDEEAAEKSVCLSVDDELKELQDTVGSSDQCHLASEVDNSDDSEEKKNVSNRMSDLSCNLQNSVQSKKPVCQSISENNYASRQETFMAEAFKRLFGKVGDVSNEQEVNEPPPPGLEVKSGTLVPSHNCKFRPLTSVGCSPKIGEYVAMAMCRQKLHDDVLREWKSSFAGDASLYQFLILRSSSKKHCKADGKEAKTFSEDRKNLAGFSASRDKPRDGSRKSLSSGSSDISLVTGTCTYYRKKKLVHKKVGSSLSTIINGSRDQPVERPRTKRPSKNLLDHADQKLSAATSKKGGTNKSMSQSSNISRSSKIIAKNSLPNDHSLPKSAIGRKTSKGAAAAVRKNLIGEGAIKVGRERASTFQNCDVEKIARKSNHTVGSEGEVTNDSSKKTLKAKKVSGVKRKQLNYDECPSPSIKVQKVASCGSKSSSSRGVADQKSRTVRSRTANPCPRSDGCARTSINGWEWHKWSLNASPAERARVRGVQCIQMKYSGPEVNSMTHLSNSKGLSARTNRVKLRNLLAAVEGADLLKATQLKARKKRLRFQRSKIHDWGLVALEPIEAEDFVIEYVGELIRPRISDIREHYYEKMGIGSSYLFRLDDGYVVDATKRGGIARFINHSCEPNCYTKVISVEGQKKIFIYAKRHIAAGEEVTYNYKFPLEEKKIPCNCGSKKCRGSLN encoded by the exons aTGG GTCTGCCCATGGTTTCCTCAACATCCCCTATTGACGAATATGATCACCCTAATTTTTCCAGAAAGCGCCTTAAAGTTTCGGATCTCTCTGCTGATTTTGCATCTTCAAATCGCGg TGAAGAACAATTTGCAACGGAGATGAGTTGCCAGTCTAATGGAAATAGCAGTGGTATTTCTCAATCTTGTAACGGCGGTGGATCTTCATGCGACAAGAGTTACTCTAGCTATGCGCCATCATCTTCTTCGTATGTGAGTGGATGGATGTATGTCAATGACCACGGCCAGATGTGTGGTCCTTATATCCAGCAGCAGTTATACGAAGGCTTGTCTACTGGTTTCCTGCCGGATGAGCTCCCTGTTTATCCTGTAGTCAATGGGGCTTTGATCAATCCTGTTCCCCTAAAGTACTTTAGGCAGTTCCCTGATCATGTTGCTACTGGGTTTCTATATCTCACTTCACCCACAGCttccaattatttaaaatcttcatttaCAAATGTCCAACACACTCCTTCCCCTTCGCCTTCTCAATTCAACTGCAATGTAAGTTCCGAAGCATTTAGCTTTGTATTGCAG TCAGGTGAAGATGAATGTTGGTTGTTTGAAGATGATGAGAGTAGGAAACATGGGCCCCATTCTCTTTTACAATTGTATTCCTGGCATCGCTGTGGGTATCTTGCAGATTCCATTATG ATTTATCATACTGATGACAGGTTTCGCCCCACCCAATTGCTGTCTGTTTTAAATGCTTGGAAAGGTGGTCAGTATGTTGCTGAAAATGAACAGGAGTTATCAGTGAACTTCATATCGGCAATTTCTGAAGAAGTTTCTTCTGATCTGCATTCTCGAATTATGAAAGCAGCTCGTAGGGTTATGCTAGATGAAATAATCAGCACTATGATCTCAGAGTTTGTTGCTGCAATAAAATCTCAGAGACCTCTAATGGTTGAATCATACAACCAGGATGCTAAAAGTTCTGATGGGAAACTG ATTAAAAATACCATGGAAAGAAGTATACATTGTACTTCCAAGTTTGGCACAGCGACCTCCGATGGTGTATCTAATTTTTCCATCCAAGAATCTACACATTTTGATGCAAGTCTAAAATCTGTTGGAAGCCTTGAAAACTTTTGGGGTTCTTATACAGTTGTTTGTAAGATGCTTTTTGAGTATTGCATGCAAGTTACGTGGAATGCTGTCTTTTATGATAGTATGGTTGAATATTTGTCTTCGTGGAGAAAAGGAAAACTTTGGTATGGTCAGCCTAATGTTCTGGCATCTGCTAGTGGCTCCATTGGTCATGGCAAGGAGACTGAAAATATAAAAGCTACAACT CTCTTCTCTAGGATGGAATTGACGGCTTATGATATTGAGAGCCCACCTGGTTATGAACTAGAAACAGTTTCTGTAGGTAACCAGGCAGAAGAGACATATATATCTCAATCTGCGGTGCAGGAAATTTTATCCAAACAGAACAGTTCATTGCACAATAGTGGCCTTTATGGTGGAATACAATGTATTCTGGAAGGTGTTGGAAATGAGCTCCATTCTTCTGTGATGGTGTTTATGGCCGATTATCTTGACGGTCTTGTTAAAAGTGAAGCCAAAATAGTGATTGATctggaaaatgataaaaaattgaatgaaactcCTGATGAAGAGGCAGCAGAGAAATCAGTCTGTTTGTCAGTAGATGATGAATTGAAAGAG cTGCAAGACACAGTTGGATCTTCCGATCAGTGCCATCTTGCTTCGGAGGTTGATAATTCAGATGATtctgaagagaaaaaaaatgtttcgAACAGAATGTCAGATTTATCTTGCAATCTACAAAACTCAGTACAATCAAAGAAACCTGTTTGTCAATCCATATCTGAAAATAATTATGCTTCAAGGCAGGAAACTTTTATGGCCGAGGCATTTAAGAGATTGTTTGGAAAGGTTGGGGATGTAAGTAATGAACAAGAAGTTAACGAGCCACCACCTCCGGGTCTTGAGGTTAAATCTGGGACTCTTGTTCCATCACACAATTGTAAATTTCGTCCCTTAACGTCAGTTGGGTGCAGCCCTAAGATTGGAGAATATGTTGCCATGGCAATGTGTCGGCAGAAGCTCCATGATGATGTCCTAAGAGAGTGGAAATCATCATTTGCTGGTGATGCTAGTCTTTATCAGTTTCTTATATTAAGGTCTAGTTCGAAGAAACACTGCAAGGCTGATGGCAAAGAG GCAAAGACATTTAGTGAAGATAGAAAAAATCTTGCTGGTTTTTCTGCCTCACGTGATAAGCCCAGGGACGGGTCAAGGAAGTCTCTCAGTTCAGGCTCCTCAGATATATCTTTAGTGACTGGTACATGTACGTATTACCGAAAGAAAAAGTTGGTTCATAAGAAGGTAGGATCTTCCCTGTCCACGATTATCAATGGGTCACGGGATCAACCTGTTGAAAGGCCTCGGACGAAAAGGCCTTCCAAGAATTTGTTGGATCATGCAGATCAAAAACTAAGTGCAGCCACTTCTAAAAAGGGTGGGACAAATAAAAGTATGTCTCAATCATCTAATATTTCTAGGTCATCGAAAATCATAGCTAAGAATAGTTTGCCCAATGATCACTCATTACCCAAGAGTGCAATTGGTCGAAAAACATCAAAGGGTGCTGCTGCTGCTGTTCGAA AAAATTTGATTGGAGAAGGTGCTATTAAAGTCGGCAGGGAAAGAGCGTCAACCTTTCAGAATTGCGACGTTGAGAAGATTGCTCGCAAGAGTAACCATACTGTTGGAAGTGAAGGAGAAGTTACTAATGATTCCTCCAAGAAGACACTGAAAG CAAAGAAGGTATCAGGGGTAAAAAGAAAGCAATTAAATTATGATGAGTGTCCATCACCTTCAATCAAGGTACAGAAAGTTGCTAGTTGTGGTAGCAAGAGTTCTTCTTCTAGAGGGGTTGCAGATCAAAAGAGCCGCACAGTTAGATCCAGGACAGCAAATCCCTGTCCGAGATCTGATGGATGTGCGCGAACTTCAATTAATGGCTGGGAGTGGCATAAATGGTCACTCAACGCAAGTCCTGCTGAAAGAGCTCGTGTTAGAGGAGTTCAGTGTATTCAAATGAAGTATTCAGGTCCAGAGGTTAATAGTATGACACACTTGTCAAACAGTAAAGGTCTTTCTGCTAGAACTAACAGAGTAAAGCTGCGCAATCTTCTAGCTGCTGTAGAGGGTGCTGATCTCTTGAAAGCTACACAGTTGAAG GCAAGGAAAAAGCGTCTACGTTTTCAGCGAAGCAAGATACATGATTGGGGTCTTGTTGCACTTGAGCCAATTGAGGCTGAGGACTTTGTCATTGAATATGTTGGAGAGTTAATCCGTCCGAGG ATTTCAGATATACGTGAACACTATTATGAGAAGATGGGAATTGGTAGCAGTTATCTTTTTAGACTTGATGACGGATATGTA GTTGATGCTACAAAGCGTGGTGGGATTGCTAGATTTATAAATCATTCTTGTGAG CCTAATTGTTACACGAAAGTTATTAGTGTAGAAGGCCAAAAGAAGATATTCATTTATGCAAAACGACACATAGCTGCTGGTGAAGAAGTTACTTATAACTACAAATTTCCTCTAGAGGAGAAAAAAATTCCCTGCAACTGTGGTTCAAAGAA GTGTCGTGGATCTTTAAACTAG
- the LOC105793866 gene encoding histone-lysine N-methyltransferase ATXR7 isoform X2 yields MVSSTSPIDEYDHPNFSRKRLKVSDLSADFASSNRGEEQFATEMSCQSNGNSSGISQSCNGGGSSCDKSYSSYAPSSSSYVSGWMYVNDHGQMCGPYIQQQLYEGLSTGFLPDELPVYPVVNGALINPVPLKYFRQFPDHVATGFLYLTSPTASNYLKSSFTNVQHTPSPSPSQFNCNVSSEAFSFVLQSGEDECWLFEDDESRKHGPHSLLQLYSWHRCGYLADSIMIYHTDDRFRPTQLLSVLNAWKGGQYVAENEQELSVNFISAISEEVSSDLHSRIMKAARRVMLDEIISTMISEFVAAIKSQRPLMVESYNQDAKSSDGKLIKNTMERSIHCTSKFGTATSDGVSNFSIQESTHFDASLKSVGSLENFWGSYTVVCKMLFEYCMQVTWNAVFYDSMVEYLSSWRKGKLWYGQPNVLASASGSIGHGKETENIKATTLFSRMELTAYDIESPPGYELETVSVGNQAEETYISQSAVQEILSKQNSSLHNSGLYGGIQCILEGVGNELHSSVMVFMADYLDGLVKSEAKIVIDLENDKKLNETPDEEAAEKSVCLSVDDELKELQDTVGSSDQCHLASEVDNSDDSEEKKNVSNRMSDLSCNLQNSVQSKKPVCQSISENNYASRQETFMAEAFKRLFGKVGDVSNEQEVNEPPPPGLEVKSGTLVPSHNCKFRPLTSVGCSPKIGEYVAMAMCRQKLHDDVLREWKSSFAGDASLYQFLILRSSSKKHCKADGKEAKTFSEDRKNLAGFSASRDKPRDGSRKSLSSGSSDISLVTGTCTYYRKKKLVHKKVGSSLSTIINGSRDQPVERPRTKRPSKNLLDHADQKLSAATSKKGGTNKSMSQSSNISRSSKIIAKNSLPNDHSLPKSAIGRKTSKGAAAAVRKNLIGEGAIKVGRERASTFQNCDVEKIARKSNHTVGSEGEVTNDSSKKTLKAKKVSGVKRKQLNYDECPSPSIKVQKVASCGSKSSSSRGVADQKSRTVRSRTANPCPRSDGCARTSINGWEWHKWSLNASPAERARVRGVQCIQMKYSGPEVNSMTHLSNSKGLSARTNRVKLRNLLAAVEGADLLKATQLKARKKRLRFQRSKIHDWGLVALEPIEAEDFVIEYVGELIRPRISDIREHYYEKMGIGSSYLFRLDDGYVVDATKRGGIARFINHSCEPNCYTKVISVEGQKKIFIYAKRHIAAGEEVTYNYKFPLEEKKIPCNCGSKKCRGSLN; encoded by the exons ATGGTTTCCTCAACATCCCCTATTGACGAATATGATCACCCTAATTTTTCCAGAAAGCGCCTTAAAGTTTCGGATCTCTCTGCTGATTTTGCATCTTCAAATCGCGg TGAAGAACAATTTGCAACGGAGATGAGTTGCCAGTCTAATGGAAATAGCAGTGGTATTTCTCAATCTTGTAACGGCGGTGGATCTTCATGCGACAAGAGTTACTCTAGCTATGCGCCATCATCTTCTTCGTATGTGAGTGGATGGATGTATGTCAATGACCACGGCCAGATGTGTGGTCCTTATATCCAGCAGCAGTTATACGAAGGCTTGTCTACTGGTTTCCTGCCGGATGAGCTCCCTGTTTATCCTGTAGTCAATGGGGCTTTGATCAATCCTGTTCCCCTAAAGTACTTTAGGCAGTTCCCTGATCATGTTGCTACTGGGTTTCTATATCTCACTTCACCCACAGCttccaattatttaaaatcttcatttaCAAATGTCCAACACACTCCTTCCCCTTCGCCTTCTCAATTCAACTGCAATGTAAGTTCCGAAGCATTTAGCTTTGTATTGCAG TCAGGTGAAGATGAATGTTGGTTGTTTGAAGATGATGAGAGTAGGAAACATGGGCCCCATTCTCTTTTACAATTGTATTCCTGGCATCGCTGTGGGTATCTTGCAGATTCCATTATG ATTTATCATACTGATGACAGGTTTCGCCCCACCCAATTGCTGTCTGTTTTAAATGCTTGGAAAGGTGGTCAGTATGTTGCTGAAAATGAACAGGAGTTATCAGTGAACTTCATATCGGCAATTTCTGAAGAAGTTTCTTCTGATCTGCATTCTCGAATTATGAAAGCAGCTCGTAGGGTTATGCTAGATGAAATAATCAGCACTATGATCTCAGAGTTTGTTGCTGCAATAAAATCTCAGAGACCTCTAATGGTTGAATCATACAACCAGGATGCTAAAAGTTCTGATGGGAAACTG ATTAAAAATACCATGGAAAGAAGTATACATTGTACTTCCAAGTTTGGCACAGCGACCTCCGATGGTGTATCTAATTTTTCCATCCAAGAATCTACACATTTTGATGCAAGTCTAAAATCTGTTGGAAGCCTTGAAAACTTTTGGGGTTCTTATACAGTTGTTTGTAAGATGCTTTTTGAGTATTGCATGCAAGTTACGTGGAATGCTGTCTTTTATGATAGTATGGTTGAATATTTGTCTTCGTGGAGAAAAGGAAAACTTTGGTATGGTCAGCCTAATGTTCTGGCATCTGCTAGTGGCTCCATTGGTCATGGCAAGGAGACTGAAAATATAAAAGCTACAACT CTCTTCTCTAGGATGGAATTGACGGCTTATGATATTGAGAGCCCACCTGGTTATGAACTAGAAACAGTTTCTGTAGGTAACCAGGCAGAAGAGACATATATATCTCAATCTGCGGTGCAGGAAATTTTATCCAAACAGAACAGTTCATTGCACAATAGTGGCCTTTATGGTGGAATACAATGTATTCTGGAAGGTGTTGGAAATGAGCTCCATTCTTCTGTGATGGTGTTTATGGCCGATTATCTTGACGGTCTTGTTAAAAGTGAAGCCAAAATAGTGATTGATctggaaaatgataaaaaattgaatgaaactcCTGATGAAGAGGCAGCAGAGAAATCAGTCTGTTTGTCAGTAGATGATGAATTGAAAGAG cTGCAAGACACAGTTGGATCTTCCGATCAGTGCCATCTTGCTTCGGAGGTTGATAATTCAGATGATtctgaagagaaaaaaaatgtttcgAACAGAATGTCAGATTTATCTTGCAATCTACAAAACTCAGTACAATCAAAGAAACCTGTTTGTCAATCCATATCTGAAAATAATTATGCTTCAAGGCAGGAAACTTTTATGGCCGAGGCATTTAAGAGATTGTTTGGAAAGGTTGGGGATGTAAGTAATGAACAAGAAGTTAACGAGCCACCACCTCCGGGTCTTGAGGTTAAATCTGGGACTCTTGTTCCATCACACAATTGTAAATTTCGTCCCTTAACGTCAGTTGGGTGCAGCCCTAAGATTGGAGAATATGTTGCCATGGCAATGTGTCGGCAGAAGCTCCATGATGATGTCCTAAGAGAGTGGAAATCATCATTTGCTGGTGATGCTAGTCTTTATCAGTTTCTTATATTAAGGTCTAGTTCGAAGAAACACTGCAAGGCTGATGGCAAAGAG GCAAAGACATTTAGTGAAGATAGAAAAAATCTTGCTGGTTTTTCTGCCTCACGTGATAAGCCCAGGGACGGGTCAAGGAAGTCTCTCAGTTCAGGCTCCTCAGATATATCTTTAGTGACTGGTACATGTACGTATTACCGAAAGAAAAAGTTGGTTCATAAGAAGGTAGGATCTTCCCTGTCCACGATTATCAATGGGTCACGGGATCAACCTGTTGAAAGGCCTCGGACGAAAAGGCCTTCCAAGAATTTGTTGGATCATGCAGATCAAAAACTAAGTGCAGCCACTTCTAAAAAGGGTGGGACAAATAAAAGTATGTCTCAATCATCTAATATTTCTAGGTCATCGAAAATCATAGCTAAGAATAGTTTGCCCAATGATCACTCATTACCCAAGAGTGCAATTGGTCGAAAAACATCAAAGGGTGCTGCTGCTGCTGTTCGAA AAAATTTGATTGGAGAAGGTGCTATTAAAGTCGGCAGGGAAAGAGCGTCAACCTTTCAGAATTGCGACGTTGAGAAGATTGCTCGCAAGAGTAACCATACTGTTGGAAGTGAAGGAGAAGTTACTAATGATTCCTCCAAGAAGACACTGAAAG CAAAGAAGGTATCAGGGGTAAAAAGAAAGCAATTAAATTATGATGAGTGTCCATCACCTTCAATCAAGGTACAGAAAGTTGCTAGTTGTGGTAGCAAGAGTTCTTCTTCTAGAGGGGTTGCAGATCAAAAGAGCCGCACAGTTAGATCCAGGACAGCAAATCCCTGTCCGAGATCTGATGGATGTGCGCGAACTTCAATTAATGGCTGGGAGTGGCATAAATGGTCACTCAACGCAAGTCCTGCTGAAAGAGCTCGTGTTAGAGGAGTTCAGTGTATTCAAATGAAGTATTCAGGTCCAGAGGTTAATAGTATGACACACTTGTCAAACAGTAAAGGTCTTTCTGCTAGAACTAACAGAGTAAAGCTGCGCAATCTTCTAGCTGCTGTAGAGGGTGCTGATCTCTTGAAAGCTACACAGTTGAAG GCAAGGAAAAAGCGTCTACGTTTTCAGCGAAGCAAGATACATGATTGGGGTCTTGTTGCACTTGAGCCAATTGAGGCTGAGGACTTTGTCATTGAATATGTTGGAGAGTTAATCCGTCCGAGG ATTTCAGATATACGTGAACACTATTATGAGAAGATGGGAATTGGTAGCAGTTATCTTTTTAGACTTGATGACGGATATGTA GTTGATGCTACAAAGCGTGGTGGGATTGCTAGATTTATAAATCATTCTTGTGAG CCTAATTGTTACACGAAAGTTATTAGTGTAGAAGGCCAAAAGAAGATATTCATTTATGCAAAACGACACATAGCTGCTGGTGAAGAAGTTACTTATAACTACAAATTTCCTCTAGAGGAGAAAAAAATTCCCTGCAACTGTGGTTCAAAGAA GTGTCGTGGATCTTTAAACTAG